A portion of the Bactrocera neohumeralis isolate Rockhampton chromosome 2, APGP_CSIRO_Bneo_wtdbg2-racon-allhic-juicebox.fasta_v2, whole genome shotgun sequence genome contains these proteins:
- the LOC126766079 gene encoding mucin-5AC, whose protein sequence is MLGAKSITWTYITAILLATAACILGQAQLDYRKPWPTYSLQNMPQTRFTCHDKILGGYYADAETQCQMFHVCVKVSGVGVQDFRFLCPNGTAFDQEAQICADWGDVDCESSVLYYGSDNFDLYRLGSGFESKRAPLAEEEEATFHLQRAESSDIRRSKETRVDQKSRPDQPPNYSKHFGATSQRNSFHNYANSNTQNNNNNDNDDYAPTKARRVETTPARRPIVNYYTPTTSTTTSTTTTTTTTERNYDESKQEYDDIFKGSHSSHFFANRNGGREDDFIDHPVKAKFNDVSDYNKKTTESATTGKTRAQPTRPKRIQQTSTTTTTTTATSTSLATNAPKVIKKVTLQSYYNVSGFDYTQPKSTTPSTTTTAATSTTRPSYSAANRFSFNSNDYQTQEKIDPTTYNPTSGVYRIKSTTPKYTEFTRENTVSARGRSTSTSGNSYLPKETTQSQSKPTAAARKAQKLERTQQKLAIANEFDDFSKIKLQPPQPFQPAPNTLSTQSAQSTQPSQRPTTANQYQEPQYFRSRGAKGEKSQRQGNQEPTPFSGSPKQRGTPTTAAVSTARSSVNPESRPRGFASRGSINYKATTQRETDYYAPTTSTTKKFSTLVPKTQQSLTPTTFKPTTYQKPLDTFLYQTQQTVRPSSKATKQPSSAINTLAPTTANPYYDPNEDDGQYHPELYEVDFPRNRFNLQRSSTTKSPTTTTTTTRSSNYNNDFQNPQKHLKTQQQTAFRKQQEQAEPTDLSDEDELFKTAHSLNFGAASINKLRADIFKAEKNSQQYNSQYSPKLETSSTRSTSTSAAYTTTTPSTTYNYFAYSTTQPTTKLYTTSSTNAPPTSTSTTTTTRRPTTFITTPYSVPVSTTKVTKAPKSSKSPGKKGKKGKGASKRPPHADEDTSYDYAYYDTDTLSESPQEYPDYEIAEFVKTRRN, encoded by the exons ATGTTGGGAGCTAAAAGCATAACTTGGACTTATATCACTG CAATACTCTTGGCGACGGCGGCTTGCATTCTGGGACAAGCGCAGCTGGACTATCGCAAGCCATGGCCGACGTACAGCCTGCAAAACATGCCGCAGACGCGCTTCACATGCCACGACAAGATACTCGGCGGCTACTATGCAGATGCGGAGACTCAATGTCAGATGTTCCACGTCTGCGTCAAAGTGTCCGGAGTGGGG GTACAGGACTTCCGTTTCTTGTGTCCCAATGGCACCGCCTTCGATCAGGAAGCGCAAATATGCGCTGATTGGGGCGACGTCGACTGCGAGTCATCCGTGCTCTATTACGGCAGTGACAACTTTGATCTGTATCGTCTGGGTTCAGGTTTCGAAAGTAAACGCGCACCCTTGGCTGAAGAAGAGGAAGCAACGTTCCATTTGCAGCGTGCCGAGAGCA GCGATATACGCCGCTCCAAAGAGACGCGCGTTGATCAAAAGTCACGCCCTGACCAACCGCCGAACTATTCGAAACACTTTGGAGCAACATCTCAACGCAACTCTTTCCATAATTACGCAAATTCAAAtacgcaaaacaacaacaacaatgacaatgaTGATTATGCACCAACAAAAGCACGAAGAGTCGAGACGACACCGGCGCGTAGACCCATTGTTAATTATTATACGCCAACAACTTCGACCACCACCtccacaacaactacaacaacgacCACTGAACGCAATTACGACGAGTCAAAAC AAGAGTACGATGACATTTTCAAAGGCTCGCATAGTTCGCACTTCTTCGCGAATCGCAACGGCGGACGCGAGGACGATTTCATTGATCACCCGGTGAAGGCGAAGTTCAATGATGTTAGTGACTACAACAAGAAGACTACAGAAAGCGCCACCACTGGCAAAACACGCGCTCAGCCAACACGCCCGAAGCGTATTCAGCAAACCAGCACaacgacgacaacaacaactgctacTTCCACATCACTTGCCACAAATGCACCGAAAGTCATAAAGAAGGTCACACTGCAATCCTACTACAACGTCAGCGGCTTTGATTATACCCAGCCGAAGTCCACTACTCCGTCGACCACCACTACAGCAGCTACTTCGACTACACGTCCGAGTTACAGTGCTGCAAATCGTTTCAGTTTCAATTCAAATGACTATCAGACACAAGAAAAAATCGATCCGACGACCTACAACCCGACAAGCGGCGTTTATCGTATTAAAAGCACAACGCCGAAGTATACCGAGTTCACACGGGAGAACACTGTTAGCGCGAGAGGCAGAAGCACGAGCACGAGCGGCAATTCGTATTTGCCCAAAGAGACGACGCAAAGTCAAAGTAAGCCAACCGCTGCGGCGCGCAAAGCGCAAAAACTGGAGCGGACACAACAAAAACTGGCTATTGCGAATGAATTTGacgatttctcaaaaataaagtTACAACCACCGCAACCTTTCCAGCCTGCTCCCAATACACTGTCAACGCAATCGGCGCAATCAACGCAACCATCTCAACGTCCCACTACAGCGAATCAGTACCAAGAACCGCAGTACTTCCGTTCACGTGGCGCAAAAGGTGAAAAGTCGCAACGTCAGGGCAATCAAGAACCAACTCCGTTTAGTGGCTCACCGAAACAACGCGGTACTCCCACAACTGCCGCCGTTAGTACGGCAAGATCCTCGGTTAATCCGGAGTCGCGTCCACGCGGTTTTGCCAGTCGCGGCAGCATTAACTATAAAGCCACCACACAACGCGAGACGGATTATTATGCGCCTACGACAAGCACCACCAAGAAATTCTCTACActtgtgccgaaaacacaacaATCGCTGACGCCGACAACCTTCAAACCAACAACTTATCAAAAACCACTGGATACTTTCCTCTATCAAACACAACAGACTGTACGTCCTTCAAGTAAGGCGACCAAACAACCGAGTAGTGCAATTAACACTTTAGCACCCACCACCGCTAATCCATACTATGATCCCAATGAGGATGACGGCCAATACCATCCGGAGTTGTATGAGGTTGATTTCCCACGCAATCGTTTCAATCTTCAACGCTCCTCAACAACAAAGTcgccaactacaacaacaacaaccacacgtTCCTCTAACTACAACAATGATTTCCAGAATCCGCAGAAACACCTGAAAACCCAACAACAAACCGCATTCCGCAAACAGCAAGAGCAAGCGGAGCCAACCGACTTGAGCGATGAAGATGAACTCTTCAAGACCGCACATTCCTTGAATTTCGGCGCCGCCAGCATCAATAAATTGCGTGCAGACATTTTCAAAGCCGAGAAGAACTCACAGCAATACAATTCACAATACAGTCCGAAGCTGGAGACGTCCTCGACGAGATCAACTAGTACGTCAGCGGCCTACACAACAACCACACCCAGCACAACCTATAATTACTTCGCCTACTCCACAACTCAGCCGACAACTAAGCTGTATACCACCAGCAGCACCAACGCACCGCCAACGTCGACATCCACCACAACTACAACAAGACGTCCAACCACCTTTATTACCACACCATACAGTGTGCCAGTCTCGACCACCAAGGTCACGAAGGCGCCCAAGAGCAGCAAATCACCCGGGAAAAAGGGCAAGAAAGGCAAGGGCGCCTCCAAGCGTCCACCACATGCCGATGAGGACACCAGTTACGACTATGCCTACTATGACACCGACACATTGAGCGAGTCGCCGCAGGAATATCCAGACTACGAGATTGCTGAGTTCGTTAAAACGCGCAGGAACTAA